One window of the Ammospiza nelsoni isolate bAmmNel1 chromosome 2, bAmmNel1.pri, whole genome shotgun sequence genome contains the following:
- the LOC132087585 gene encoding taste receptor type 2 member 40-like, with product MLPPLLIVSISIVAVEVVVGFIGNGFITTVNIINWIKSKKTSSADMILIFLSTSRFILQVTVLMHIHSLYFADVFKLASVYKDFAAVWMFVNHSSLWFSTWLYVLYCVKIINTTHWLLLQIKCRIAGMVPWLLLGSLVISSMTSLPLLWITPNTYLCSSTGNCRENSTADIMDWDSSSLYLLLLYFVGCFFPLVLSVVTSALLITSLWKHRKTMQCYADTFTDAMIDVHLNAIKSIISFLNLYLSSFLAQILLILSTSQSKDVVKVAVSLVVVEAYPSMHSITLIIVNSKLKLLFRKICLHFKCHLEDKPPSSRLERNTLQ from the coding sequence ATGCTGCCACCACTTCTTATTGTTTCAATAAGCATTGTAGCTGTTGAAGTTGTTGTTGGATTTATTGGAAATGGATTTATTACAACTGTTAATATAATTAATTGGATCAAAAGCAAAAAGACATCTTCTGCTGATATGATCCTGATCTTTCTGAGCACATCAAGATTTATCTTGCAAGTGACAGTTCTGATGCACATCCACAGTCTCTACTTTGCTGATGTGTTCAAGTTGGCTTCAGTGTACAAGGACTTTGCTGCTGTGTGGATGTTTGTAAACCATAGCAGCTTGTGGTTCAGTACCTGGCTCTATGTACTGTACTGTGTAAAAATAATCAATACCAcccactggctgctgctgcaaatcAAGTGCAGAATAGCTGGGATGGTCCCATGGCTTCTTCTTGGATCGCTGGTGATCTCCTCTATGACGTCTCTTCCTTTACTATGGATTACACCCAACACTTACCTATGCAGCTCAACAGGGAACTGCAGAGAAAATAGCACAGCTGATATCATGGACTGGGATAGTTCATCTCTCTATTTGCTGCTTCTTTACTTTGTAGGTTGCTTTTTCCCTCTAGTACTCTCCGTGGTGACCTCAGCTCTGTTAATTACTTCTCTGTGGAAACACAGAAAGACAATGCAATGTTATGCAGATACTTTCACGGATGCTATGATAGATGTTCACCTAAATGCTATTAAATccattatttctttcttaaacTTGTATCTTTCCAGTTTTTTAGCTCAAATTCTGTTGATACTCTCGACATCTCAAAGTAAAGACGTGGTGAAAGTTGCAGTATCCTTAGTTGTAGTTGAGGCATATCCTTCCATGCACTCAATTACCCTGATCATAGTCAATTCAAAACTGAAATTGTTGTTTAGGAAAATTTGCCTGCATTTTAAGTGTCATTTGGAAGATAAGCCTCCAAGCTCCAGGCTTGAGAGAAACACTCTCCAGTAA